CACCGACAGCGTGGCCGGGATGGAGCTGCGCCGGCTCCTGGGCGGCACCGACGACCGCCGCGACGCCATCGTCACCCTTCACCCCGGCGCCGGCGGCACCGAGTCTCAGGACTGGGCCGAAATGCTGCTGCGCATGTATCTTCGCTGGGGCGACCGGCGCGGCTACAAGACCGAAATCATGGAGTATCAGCCGGGCGAGGAGGCCGGCGTCAAGCGCGTCACCTTCACCATCGCCGGCGACTACGCCTACGGCTACATGAAGTGCGAGGCCGGCATTCACCGGCTGGTGCGCATCTCCCCCTTCGATGCCAACTCGCGGCGCCACACATCCTTCGCCTCGGTGTTCGTCTATCCCGAGGTGGACGACACTATCGACGTGGAGATCAACGAGTCCGACCTGCGCATCGACACCTACCGCGCCAGCGGCGCCGGCGGCCAGCACGTCAACAAGACCGACTCCGCGGTGCGCATCACCCACCTCCCCACCAACGTCGTCGCCGCCTGCCAGAACGAACGCTCGCAGCACAAGAACAAGGCCATGGCCATGCGCATCCTGCGCTCCCGGCTCTACGAGCTCGAGGTGCAGAAGCAGCGCGAGTTGATGGACAGCTACGCCAAGGCCAAGAAGGACATCGCCTGGGGCAGCCAGATCCGCTCCTACGTCCTGCACCCCTACCGCATGGTCAAGGACCACCGCACCAACCTGGAAGTCGGCAACGCCGACGCCGTCCTCGACGGCGACATCGACCGGTTCATCCAGAGCTATCTGATGGAGGGGGAGGAGGGTTGACCATCGGCCCGGCCAAGATGCCTGGCGGAGCAAACCGGCTCTCGCGGATCGCGATAGCCGTGGTTTCTCTGGCGGCGCTGTGCGGCTGCGGCGCTGGAGTCAGCGTTGGCGGCTCCTCCGCCGAGTTGGAGCGGCCGACCGAATTGGAGACGCCCACCGCGGCGGAAATCGAAGGTACGCTGAACAGGCTGTCGCAACAGACGAAACCTCCCGAACCGTTCAGCTTCGGCGGCGCTGTCGTTACCTGCACGGCATTGGGCTGTCCGGTTCCCGACGCGATCCACGTCAACCACGTGCGCCCCGTTCACGGGCGGCTCGATTTCTCGGGTTTCGATTTCATCGAACGACGCCGCGCCGTGTCGCTGGCAACGAAATCGCGGAGCTCCGGCATGGGAGACCACTTCATCAGCCGCCGGACGCTGGGCGGCTGGATGGAACACGGCTTCTTCCTGGTGGAGACGCTGCACGAAGGCCCACACGCCGATTTCAGCTACAGAACCTACTACATGGGGCGCCCGACTCCGACGAAACCAGCCGTTTCGGTGAGCGGGACGTGGTCGGGGGTCATGGCCGGCGTCATGGCATCATCTTCCGATGATGACGCTGTCTTCGTCCGGGGAGACGCCACGGTAACGGTTGCCTACCCCGGTGGCTCTCGCGCGGCTCTGGTTGACGTCGAATTCGCAAGCATCACCCGTGAAGACACGGGGGCGCGAATCAGCAACATTTCCTGGGAGAATCTGGCATTGGAGGGCGGACAATTCGCCGCGGGCAATGTCCTGCACAACCACGGCGATGGATACTTCGGCACGGAAGGATTCCCTGCTTCACGAGGGGGCGGCGTCTTCGGCCAATTCTACGGGCCCAACCACGAGGAAATCGGCGGTCTGTTCCATCGAGAGGGCCTCGCCGGCGCGTTCGGCGCGAACCGTAACGACTGATACGTTCCCGCACTAACGGGCTCCACGTGGAGCAGTACCCTCAAGAAAGACCCTCTACCTGCCCCTGGGCGTTGACGTGGATGCTCTCTGCGGCCGGCGTCCTGGGCAGGCCCGGCATGGTCATCATGTCGCCGCAAATGGCCACCACGAACTCCGCGCCCGCGGACAGGCGCAGTTCGCGCACCTGCACCTCGTGGCCCTCCGGGGCGCCCTTGAGGGCGGGGTCGGTGGAGAAACTGTACTGGGTCTTGGCCATGCACACCGGATAGTGGCCGTAGCCGCCGTCCTGTAGCGCCTTGAAGCGGTTGCGCACCGCCGGCGTGGCGGTGACCCCGCCAGCGTGGTAGATGCGCTTCGCCACCGTCTCGACCTTGTCCCACAGCGGCATATCGTCGGGATACAGGGGGCGGAAGTCCGCCTCTCCCGCCTCGACAACCTCCACCACCCGGCGCGCCAGGGCTTCGGTGCCGGCGCCGCCGTCGGCCCAGTGGGTGCACACCAGGGCG
The DNA window shown above is from Deltaproteobacteria bacterium and carries:
- the prfB gene encoding peptide chain release factor 2 (programmed frameshift): MFDEAREQLTQLEDKLRLLRRRLDVETKQKRIDELVTLTAKPDFWNDADRAQEVLKEQSLLREAVDDYGKCQTSIEEARFFLELAEEENDAEALEETETRLREVTDSVAGMELRRLLGGTDDRRDAIVTLHPGAGGTESQDWAEMLLRMYLRWGDRRGYKTEIMEYQPGEEAGVKRVTFTIAGDYAYGYMKCEAGIHRLVRISPFDANSRRHTSFASVFVYPEVDDTIDVEINESDLRIDTYRASGAGGQHVNKTDSAVRITHLPTNVVAACQNERSQHKNKAMAMRILRSRLYELEVQKQRELMDSYAKAKKDIAWGSQIRSYVLHPYRMVKDHRTNLEVGNADAVLDGDIDRFIQSYLMEGEEG
- a CDS encoding formate--tetrahydrofolate ligase, with protein sequence CRKAGLAPDAVVVVATARALKMHGGVALAALGNENVAAVKAGGANLARHLANVRQFGVPALVAVNRFPSDTEAELQAVTEVAAALDVPALVCTHWADGGAGTEALARRVVEVVEAGEADFRPLYPDDMPLWDKVETVAKRIYHAGGVTATPAVRNRFKALQDGGYGHYPVCMAKTQYSFSTDPALKGAPEGHEVQVRELRLSAGAEFVVAICGDMMTMPGLPRTPAAESIHVNAQGQVEGLS